The Lycium barbarum isolate Lr01 chromosome 9, ASM1917538v2, whole genome shotgun sequence genome has a segment encoding these proteins:
- the LOC132610697 gene encoding uncharacterized protein LOC132610697 produces the protein MEGVSTRVYSGLKGYWRRRGYQKLNRTNRVELSAEGSTRKRRFWKIKLTRKLKLKINFKRFSLKKLLIGLRDAYVNTMLRVANTRGFGGGYSGSIDGFGMRPIKEYDERVLVEIYKSMIIAQGKLGNRDGAATAKIGPENTTSTTTTSV, from the coding sequence ATGGAGGGGGTATCAACTAGGGTATACAGTGGATTAAAGGGTTACTGGAGGAGGAGGGGCTATCAGAAGCTGAACAGGACGAACCGGGTTGAACTATCAGCAGAAGGTTCAACCCGGAAGAGAAGGTTCTGGAAGATAAAGCTGACCCGAAAACTGAAACTGAAGATCAATTTTAAACGGTTTTCTTTGAAGAAGCTTCTTATTGGATTGCGTGATGCTTATGTGAACACGATGTTGAGGGTTGCAAACACCCGGGGGTTTGGCGGCGGCTACAGCGGCAGCATTGATGGATTTGGGATGAGGCCTATCAAGGAATATGATGAGAGAGTGCTGGTAGAGATCTACAAGTCTATGATAATTGCTCAAGGAAAATTGGGTAATCGAGATGGTGCTGCTACTGCTAAAATTGGTCCTGAGAATACTACTAGTACAACAACAACGTCAGTGTGA